GCTGGCAGTGTCGATCCCATTGAGGTCGACGAGTGGAGGAGCAGGTTGACTCGGAACTTTAGCTCAACTCGTTGTCCAGATAAGTATAAGAAAGACATTGTGGTTCACTTCCTGGAAGAGGACGCGCACAACTGGTGGTTGGCTCTGGACAAACGCACCAATGGTGCCGTTGAGAGGTTCTCAGACTTTGAAGTTGAGTTCAGCCACAAGTACTTTCCAGCTGAGGCTTGGGATCGTTTGGAATCAGAGTTCTTGGACCTGGCCCAGGGTCGCAAGACGGTCCATGAGTTTGAGGAAAAGTTCAACTGGCTCAGACGCTATGTGGGTAAGGAGTTGGAAGATGAGACAGTTCAGGTCCGCAGGTTCATCAGAGGCCTAAGGGTCGAACTCCGAACCTACTGCTCTGTTGGTACCTTCCACACCGTGTCTGAGTTAGTTGAGAGGATGGCCATGGTAGAGACCAACCATGCTGAGGAGGCCAAGTTGAAATCTAGGAGCCACACGGCTTCTAGTGGATCTGGTGGTGACCGGAAGAGGAAGCGAGACTCGGCTGAGGAGGGAAAATCCTCCAATGGCAAGTCGGAGTGCTCCAAGTGTTGTCGATGTCACGGGGGTGAGTGCTGGAAAGCCATGGGAGCTTGTTCTCGTTGTGGCAAGATGGATCATGCAACTCGGAACTGTCCGATCTGGGAACCGAGTCGGGGATAGGGTTCGAGTGGTGGCTGTTCCTTTCACTGTCACGGCTGTGGCAGGCCGGGGCACATCCGCAGGGATTGCCCTAATTTACAGGCTGGGCGGGACAAGGGCCGTGGAGATACCCGGAAGCCGAGCAAGGGCCGTGGTTAGACCTCAACGCCAAGGGTGTATGAGTTGTCTAAGGACGCGGACGAGGCCGGACCGTTCAAAGCGATTACTGGTAATGATTCTTGATCTAATCTTTTTCAATTCAGTAGAATTGCATGGTATGGAACCTAGAATGGCTTATAATACTTTGAATGGACCTTGTGTAGGGACCTTGAGTATTGGGGGTGTGGAAACATACGTATTGTTTGACACTGGAgctacacatagttttgtgagcCCATGAACGATGGAAAAAGGATTGTTTCGGACAGGAACTGGGGATGATCCTTGCATAGTGAATGCGGCCTGTTGGCAAGTGATCCATTCACTAGGGCTGATAAAGGACATCCCTGTAGTGATCAAAGACAAGGTAATGCATGAGGATCTGATTGTTGTCCGCCTTGAGAATCATGAAGTGATTTTAGGAATAGACTGGCTTGGAAAGCATAGGGCCACCCTTGACTGTCACCGTGGACGGGTGCAGTTTGAGATGGGTTGTGACGACCCAATTAGCTTCCAAGGAATTTGTCCGACCTTTGTGGTTTCAGCAGTCCGTGCGGAACGGATGCTTGTGAATGGTTGTGAGGCCTATTTGGCTACCATTACCACTAAGGAGGTCGTGGGGGGTGGTAACCCGGACGGGATTCCACTGGTCAGAGAGTTCGAAGATGTGTTTCGGGCGCTACAGGGCATTCCCCCTGATAGGGCTGACCCGTTCATAATAGAACTGGAACCAGGGACGGCCCCAATGTCCAAAAGTCCCTATCGTATGGCTCCTGCTGAGATGACCGAGCTTGAGAAACAACTTGAGGAGTTGTTGGATAAGAGTTTCATACGCCCTAGTGTTTCGCCTTGGGGAGCACCAGTTCTTTATGTGAAAAAGAAGGATGGTAGTTTCAGGCTGTGTATTGATTATCGGGGACTGAATCGGGTCACTGTGAAGAAAAAGTACCTGTTGCCTcggattgatgagttgttggatcaaCTCCAAGGTCGACTTGGCCTCTGGATATCATCAGATTCCAATTGAGCCAAGTGATGTTAGGAAAACGGCTTTCCGGACATGGTACGGCCACTATGAGTTTGTGGTTATGCCGTTCGGACTGACCAATGCACCAGCTGCATTCATGGAGATGATGAATGGTATCTTCTGGGAGTACTTGGATGGGTTTATGATTATCTTTATAGATGATATACTCGTGTACTCCAAGACAAGGACGACTATGAGAGGCATCTTCGGGCAGTGTTGGGACGCCTGAGGGAACATCAGCTCTTTGCTAAGTTAAGCAAGTGCAGTTTCTCGCAGAAAAGCATTGGGTTCCTTGGACACATTGTGTCTGATCAAGGGGTGTCCGTGGATCAAGAGAAGATCAAGTGCATCCGGGAGTGGCCGCAGCCAAAGAACGCGACGGAAGTATCAATCACTGGACTTGGATGTGTCCTGACACAGTACGGGAAGGTGATAGCCTATGCTTCACAACAGTTGAGAAAGCATGAGGGCAATTACCCGACCCATGACCTTGAGGTGGCGGCTGTGGTGTTTGCATTGAAGATATGGAGATCGTATATATACGGTGCAAAGGTGCAAATACTTACGGACCACAAGAGTCTAAAGTATATATTCACTCAGCCTGAGTTGAAATTAAGGCAAAGGAGGTGGATGGAGTTTGTTGCGGATTATGATCTGGACATAGCTTACCATCCAGGAAAAGCTAACCTAGTGGCAGATGCCTTGAGCCGCAGAAGAGCGGAGGTATCAGCCGAGAGGGAGGCTGATGAACTGGAAGGGATGGTATGGTCACTGCATCTGAACACCTTGGAAGGGCCGGACGAGCCACTAGGGGTGGTTGCTTCTGGCAGGCTTTCCAAAATGCCTTGGGAACTAGAGTAAACATGAGTACAGCCTATCATCCTCAAACGGACGGACAGTCTCAGAGGACAATTCAAACCTTGGAAGACATGCTGAGGGCGTGTGTAATGGACTGGAGAGAGTCCTGGGAGAAACACTTACCTTTTGTGGAGTTTCCTTACAACAACAGTTTCCACACAAGCATAGGCATGTCGCCATATGAAGCCTTGTATGGACGGCCTTGCCGGACACCTCAATGCTGGACCCAAGTGGGGGAGCACAGCATGTTAGGTCCTGAGATTGTGGACGAGACCACTGATAAGATCGGAATGGTCAAAGAAAAGACGAAAGAGGCACAAGATCGCCAAAATAGCTATGCGGACAAGCGTAGGAAGCATCTTGAGTTCGAGGTCGATGATCTGGTATATCTCAAGATGATCACGTTCAAGGGAAGAACAAGGGTTACTGGAAGAAAGAAATTGGATCCTAGGTACTTGGGTCCTTTTCGGATCATAGAACGAGTGGGTGCAGTGGCATACAAGTTGAATTTGCCTTCGGCTATGGATGCATTTCACAATGTGTTCCACGTATCCCAACTCAAGAAATGCCTGACGGATCAAGATATTGTTTTGCTTGAGATTCCCGCTGATCTTGGTAAGAACTTGACCTTGGAGACAAGGCCGGTTCGTATCATTGACCGTACAGGGAATGCAATGAGGAAAAAGACAGTTCCCATGATTAAGGTTGTGTGGGATCACAGCGGTAAGGACATTATCACTTGGGAAACGAAAGCAAGGATGAGGGCTGAGTATCCAGAGTGGTACAGTCAGTTCCTACCTGATGTTACACTTAACTTGGATTCGAGGACAAATCCATTGttagtgggggagacttgtcatatccccgatcctagataggatcaTCCGAACGGgccatggtgcgaggagacgcaccagtcaggtgGAAAGACCTTgagacaagcgtatcatggccCAAACTGAAGGTTAAGGAAGGCAAgcagctgagacttaaccaggaAACGATGGAGACGAGTTAAAGGGAGTTGGACGAGTAATCCGGGAGCTGGACGGGTTCCGGTTCAAGCTCAATCAGCTAGGTGAAGCTTGGAGCTAGCTAACTTAGTCTTGGCCAGCTCACTGAAGCTgatggactagctcactcagctggggacAGCTCACCTCAGCTTGGCGGAGTGTCCCGGTCCAGAACAGTGTGGCCGGGGCCGAGCGGTTACTAGGCTGTGCCGGCAGCTCATGTGGGACGATGGGGCCGCGTGCATCGAGGTTCAAATTAGGGCTTGGGCAAAGGCCTAGGAGATAGTTTTCGATGGAGGAAACTGCTAAGGGAACAGGTGGGCGGTTGTGGACGGTTTTGGGGCGGTTTTGGGCGAAAAGGTGCAAGGGACAAGTGGCACCATTTCAGCCAATCCCTTGTAAccgatttcccaaacagttacCGGTTCCTCTCTCTATAAATAAGAGGCTCTACGCTCGATTTTGGCATCAGAATTCCTTAGGGAAACTTTGTCCAGATCGTGAGAAAGAGAGACCGGCGGCTAAGGGCTTGGCCGTGAGAGACAAGACTGGTGAAGATGGATACAAGgcagaaggaaaaagaaaaggagaaggagGCGGCGCAAGGAGACCGCACGCCTAAGGTCAGTGGTGTTACCGGAAACCATCGGCCCTAGCCGATGGATGATCCGATCGAGCCTTAGGGCTGATCGTGTAACCGGTTGCATCCTCTCTATCCCCCCCCCATCAAATCATGTTCTCTCTTTATATTATGAAGTATTGGGTTGATCTGATGTTGAGAGACTGAACCTCGGCTCTGATGATCTAAATCGCCTTGGGTGTGATCCGCTTGAAGCCTTGTCTTGGCACGCCTGGTTCTTGTGAGAAACTGAGTATGGCCGCCTGATTGATGAACTAATTGGATAGATGTTGTTTAGTAAATTCTAGAAACCGAACCATGCATTGATAGAACCGTGTGCTAGGTTATCTGATCATATGCTTATGTGTTTGTGATGTGTTTGGTTTCAAGTACAGACTTGGACCGTTGTAAAGGAAAGGCACTGTGAGGGCTCCATGTAAAGATGTGGGGTGATTGGGTCATTGTTGATAAGTGTGAAGTATTGATAGCCTATTGTGCAAACTGTGAACTTATGATTGACTAAGTGTGTAACCTAGTAGTATGAACTAATGGATGATATATGGATCTCATTTACTATCTATGAAGTAACGATTTTCCTTTATTTGAATCTGATTGCCTAAGTATGAATCGGTAAACCTTAACACTCTgataaattataagaaaaatattacactTGAAATGAGAAGTAGAGGAATCAATCTAGATAGAATGGATAGGTAAGCCGCGGTTTGGTTGGATTGAGGAATCCAGAAGTATAAGAAAGACATTGTGGTTCACTTCCTGGAAGAGGACGCGCACAACTGGTGGTTGGCTCTGGACAAACGCACCAATGGTGCCGTTGAGAGGTTCTCAGACTTTGAAGTTGAGTTCAGCCACAAGTACTTTCCAGCTGAGGCTTGGGATCGTTTGGAATCAGAGTTCTTGGACCTGGCCCAGGGTCGCAAGACGGTCCATGAGTTTGAGGAAAAGTTCAACTGGCTCAGACGCTATGTGGGTAAGGAGTTGGAAGATGAGACAGTTCAGGTCCGCAGGTTCATCAGAGGCCTAAGGGTCGAACTCCGAACCTACTGCTCTGTTGGTACCTTCCACACCGTGTCTGAGTTAGTTGAGAGGATGGCCATGGTAGAGACCAACCATGCTGAGGAGGCCAAGTTGAAATCTAGGAGCCACACGGCTTCTAGTGGATCTGGTGGTGACCGGAAGAGGAAGCGAGACTCGGCTGAGGAGGGAAAATCCTCCAATGGCAAGTCGGAGTGCTCCAAGTGTTGTCGATGTCACGGGGGTGAGTGCTGGAAAGCCATGGGAGCTTGTTCTCGTTGTGGCAAGATGGATCATGCAACTCGGAACTGTCCGATCTGGGAACCGAGTCGGGGATAGGGTTCGAGTGGTGGCTGTTCCTTTCACTGTCACGGCTGTGGCAGGCCGGGGCACATCCGCAGGGATTGCCCTAATTTACAGGCTGGGCGGGACAAGGGCCGTGGAGATACCCGGAAGCCGAGCAAGGGCCGTGGTTAGACCTCAACGCCAAAGGTGTATGAGTTGTCTAAGGACGCGGACGAGGCCGGACCGTTCAAAGCGATTACTGGTAATGATTCTTGATCTAATCTTTTTCAATTCAGTAGAATTGCATGGTATGGAACCTAGAATGGCTTATAATACTTTGAATGGACCTTGTGTAGGGACCTTGAGTATTGGGGGTGTGGAAACATACGTATTGTTTGACACTAGAgctacacatagttttgtgagcCCATGAACGATGGNNNNNNNNNNNNNNNNNNNNNNNNNNNNNNNNNNNNNNNNNNNNNNNNNNNNNNNNNNNNNNNNNNNNNNNNNNNNNNNNNNNNNNNNNccaagacaagcagttgtgtcaagtttagtgttggacagctttggttccttcaagcAATCTCAGTAAGTGTgcatagttgacatgttgatccactttagtatctttagtactatttGCAATCAGttagtctagaatggtgctaaagagtggttagagaacaagcaaaaatctaagaagttcattatccccttcttgactcaacaaaactcttttgaaaacatttgataaGACGCACAATAAACTgtatatcagtaaacatccccacATACTTAAATTACagtgtccccagtgtatatccaGTCGAAGTTATGgtgaaaatataaatcataagtactcaattgaacaagttagaacgatatacctgaccgggttaagtgtcgatcgatgtaaaggAGTTAACATCGGTCGCTGCAGGTgatgtactgtcgatcgatatcgacatgctctcatcggtcgattttataatcgtctacttggattttttttttaagtaaaataaactaaatcctaaatatccTAAAACTAGAAATGGGTAGCCTCCCATTCAACGCTTATTTGAAGTCTTGAGCTCGACTCGAGGTCCGATCTGTCTAATTATAAGGAAGAATGCCTAAGTTTAAAGGCCTGCTAagggaaaggacccatgaagtatattccccaacaatcaaagacttctacctCCAGAATAGATttatgttccatttcatgttttttacTGATTTTCCCCCTTCGTTGGCATTTGTCGCATTGTGgtatgaatgcatgagcatcgcgaaacatggttggccaccagaatcctgcgtgaagaatttttgatatcgttttaaaggttgcaaaatgtCCGGCGTAGTTGGATCCGTGGCAATGGAATAAAATATCAGGGATTTCAGTTTCGGCGACTCAACATCTATATATCCCGTCAGAAcaatgtttgtagagatatggaTCGTCCCAGTTATATCTCCTAATTTCTCTCAAAAATTTCTTTCTTGTATACCCTTTTAAACCTCTGGGTTCTACGTCAGCAGCTAGGTAATTTATTATGTCAGCATACCAAGGTCTATTGCGTGAACCTTTTTCGACTGCGTGTACTTCTCGAGACAGATTACCATCTACAGGAGAGTCATGTTCAGGAGGTACCGCGTTGCAGGCAACGTTGATCTTTATATCACAAGTGATAGTTGCAGGAGAAGTTTCTTGGTTTTTATCATcgagagtgtcgatcgacatagcatcaTCAGCGTTGATCGACGGCTCCTCGGATGTGAGGTATATGTTTCCAACGAATGAATCTGTTCGGTAAACATTTTCTATTGGTAAGAAATCATCGATGGGAACGTCATCCTCTATTCGTATCCGAGAAACATGATCTGCgactccgttttctactcctcttttatctttgatttcGATATCCAATTCCTGGAGTAGCAGGATCCATCGCAAAAGTCTTGGTTTCGCGTCTTTCTTctgcattaaatatttaattccaACGTGGTCAGTATGGACAATCACTGGCGAACCGACTAGGTGTTGGcggaatttttcaaatgcatagACTACAGCAAGTAGTTCTTTTTCCATTGTTGCGTAATTTCTTTGTGCCTCATCTAGTGTTCGACTGGCATTGTAGACAGCATGTAGAtttttgtctttcctttggcctagaactgctcctacagcgaaatcgctcgcatcACACATAATTTtgaaaggaagattccagtcaggtgcttATACGATGGGGGCAGTTTtcaaggctttctttatttcctcaaaaGACTTTACGCATTCTAGTGTGAAgtcaaatttaacttctttacagagaGGGCTGTTAGTG
This genomic interval from Brassica oleracea var. oleracea cultivar TO1000 unplaced genomic scaffold, BOL UnpScaffold00919, whole genome shotgun sequence contains the following:
- the LOC106320423 gene encoding uncharacterized protein LOC106320423; protein product: MDTRQKEKEKEKEAAQGDRTPKKYKKDIVVHFLEEDAHNWWLALDKRTNGAVERFSDFEVEFSHKYFPAEAWDRLESEFLDLAQGRKTVHEFEEKFNWLRRYVGKELEDETVQVRRFIRGLRVELRTYCSVGTFHTVSELVERMAMVETNHAEEAKLKSRSHTASSGSGGDRKRKRDSAEEGKSSNGKSECSKCCRCHGGECWKAMGACSRCGKMDHATRNCPIWEPSRG